TTGTGTCCCGCTGTTTATTTATCTCAGCCATTATTGCGTGCCGATATCGGTCGCCGCCCGTCGGGATAATCCCCGGCGTCCGGTACCGTCGATGTGATTGCTCATCCGTGCCATGCGATGTCATACGATGTCATGCGCTGTCCGGCCGAGCACACCGTCGAATGACATTGCCGGCGATGGCGTTGTTACCTGCCCGCAACCAGCGGCGTTTCATGTTTGCGGGGTCTGCATATGGATTTGCGTGTATCCGCGCTGTCGCACCCCGGGGGCCGGGCCGTCAACGAAGACGCCTGCGGTTATTGGGAAGGGCCGGGTTGCTGGATCGGGGTGCTGTCGGATGGACTGGGTGGCCATGCCGGGGAGAAGTTGCTTCCCAGGTCGCCGTGGCGGCGGCCCTGGCCAGCTTCCGGCATGCCCCGTACGCAACGGCCGCCGGTGTCGTTGCCGCGCTGCACGCCGCCAATGAAAGTTTGCTGGCCGAACAGCGGCGTAGGCCCGAGCTGGCCAGCATGCGGGCCACGCTCGTGGTGTTGGCCGTCGACACGCGCAATGCCCTGGCCACCTGGGGCCATGTGGGCGACACGCGGCTGTATTGCTTTCGCGCCCACGCGGTACTGCTGCAAACGCGCGACCACAGCGTCGTCCAGGCGATGGTCGATGCCGGCTACCTGGCGCCAGAACGCCTGCGCGATTCGCCGCACCGCAATGCACTGTTGAGTGCGCTGGGCGAGGCGGCGCTGCCGGCACCGCGCATCGAGGCGCCCCTGCACGTGCGCGACGGCGACCATTTCCTGCTGTGCACCGACGGGTTCTGGGAATACGCCCTCGAGGAGGACATGGCGCGGGGCCTGGCCGCTGGCGCCGATCCGGCGACGTGGCTGAGGCGGCTCGAACAGCTGGTGCGCGCGCGCGGGCGCCCCGGCCAGGACAATTACTCGGCGCTGGCAGTGGCCTGCACCGATCCATGCACGACAGTGCTGCGCAGTTCTTCTGCAAGGAGTGTGAGATGAAACAAGGACTATGGATGGCCGCCTGGCTGCTGCTGGGCACTGGGCCCGGCGCGGCGCAGGAGGCGCCGGTGCTGGCGGAAGGCGAGGTGACGCAAAAGGCCCTGGTCGACGCGTTGGCGCCGGCCCGGGAGGTGCGCACTCGCAGCCTGCGGGTCCGGCGCGACGACGAAGTGGGCGGCCAGGCGGCCAAGCCGGCCAGCGCCTCGCTGCTGATCACGTTCGAGACCAACTCGGCGGCGCTGACGGCGGCCGCGCGCCGGTCGCTGGACGTGGTGGGCGCGGCCCTGAGCTCGGAGAAACTGGCCGGTTCGCGCTTCGCCATCGAAGGGCATGCCGATCCGCGCGGCATGCCGCAGGCCAACTTGAAGCTGTCACAGTCCCGCGCCGAATCCGTGCGGGAGTATCTGGTAGGCAACGGCAAGATCGATACCGCCCGCATCGACGCGGTAGGCAAGGGCGACCGCGAGCTGATGAACCGTGACAACCCGGCGGCGGCCGAAAACCGCCGCGTGACGATCGTCAACCTGTCCAGGTAGGGGCAAGTAGTCCCTTACGGCGCCACTTCCTCGATGGCAAAGGCAGTGGCGGCGTAGGCGTGCGAGCAGGCCGTGCCGGTGCAGGCGGGTGCGCCGGCAAACAGCGGCGCCTTGCCCGTATGGGCGCGCTGCAGCTGGGCCGCGCGGGCGATGGGAAATTCACTGAACAGTTCGCTGGCCGTCAGTCCGGCGGCATCGAACCGGCGCGGCGTGTCCGACACCATGACGACCAGGTGGTCGGTGCCGGCAGGACCGCCAGCCTCCAGGCGCCAGCGGCCCGTGCCGGGTTGCGTGCCCGGCAATTGCATCGTCTGTCCCGCGCCGATGGCGTTGTTCCGGTCGATGGCGTTGGGAAACAGCAGCCAGAAGTTGTTGCGGTCGCTGCCCACCATATAGAGATAGACATAGCCCGCATGCGAGGCACGAACGGACAGCCTCAGGCTGTCGTGCCCGATCCGCACCCGCGCATTTTCGACCTCGACGACAGCACTGCGCTCCGTGCTCGCGCCGGCAACGATGGCGTCCAGTGCCGCGACTGGCTCGAACACCGCGACGGGCGTGGGCTGCGGCCGCGTTGGCGGCTGGGCCGGCTTCGCTGGCGGCAAGGGTGCCGTGGGGATCGGTACGACCAGCGGCTTGTCCGACCCGACCGTCCAGTAGCCCAGCCCGGCCGCCGCGGTCACGAACACGGCAATGCCGGCATACACCGCTGCGCGCGACCTGGGCGGCGCGACGGCGGCGGTGACGGCTGCCGGCGCGGGCGGCAGCGGGGCAGTCCGGAGCACCGAATCCTGGGAGCGCTGCGCACCGCTGGCGCTGTCGTGCAGCCCCAGCAGCGCCCGCATGCCGGCAACGTCCTGCGGGCGCTGCTCGGCCTTGACAGCGAGCGCGGCGTCGATCGCCGCCAGGAAAGCCGCGCTGTAGCGATCCCCATACCGCTGTGCCAGCGGCACGTACGGATCGGCAATGATGCGGCCGACAGCGGGCGGCGGCGGCCGGCCGTCGATAGCGTAATGCACGACGGCCGCCAGCGCATACAGGTCGGTCCAGGCACCCTGGCGCATGCCCGGCACCTCGGCATATTGTTCCAGCGGCGCGTACCCTTGCTTGAGGATAACGGTAAACGCCTGGGTCATGCCTTCGATCGCGCGCCGCGCGGCGCCAAAGTCCAGCAGCAGCGGACGGGCGTCGTCCAGCATCAGGATATTATCGGGTGCGATATCGCGGTGGAAACATTGCTGGGCGTGGATGAGCGCCAGCGCATCGAGCAGCTGCGCCATCAGCTGGCGCAACCAGGCCTCCTCCGGCGGTCCGGTACGCGCCTTCATCGCGTCTTTCAACGTCACGCCCTGGTAGCACGGCATCACCATGTAGGCCGTGCCGTTGGCTTCCCAGAACCGGTAGACCTTGACGAGCGCGGGGTGATCGAAATGGGCCAGCATGCGGGCTTCGTTGACGAAGCTGCGCAGCCCGGCCTGGAACATGTCCGCATGGCGCGCCGAGTTAACGTGGACGTTTGCCTGCGACCGGGAGGCCAGGGCGGACGGCATGTATTCCTTCAGCGCCACGTCGCGGCCGAGCGAGCAGTCGTGCGCCCGGTAGACGATGCCGAAGCCACCGACGCCCAGCAGGCCGACGATCTCGAATTCCCCAAGCCGGGTGCCCACGGGCAGGACGGTGTCGCCGGACTCGGACGAAATCGTGCCTGCCAGCGCGGCAGCGCGCCCGCCGGACGCCAGTACCGTGTGCTCGTCGTCTTGCGATTCGTTCATGCGCGCAGCGCTCCCGGCGGGTGGGACGTCCGGCCGCGGCTTCGGACCGGGCCGGCGGGAAACCCGCGTACAGGCGGGCTGCGATCTAGACTAACACGCCCGTTCCGGGTCGGCATCCCTCAATAACGAGGGCCGCATCGACAGGGTAAGGCCGTCCAATCGATGCAGGCAAGAATATCTGGCCAATTCGTGGAAATTCATCTTTCTATCTGGATATAAACCCGGCCGGGGGTTATCGACCTGTCCTCATAGTGCGGGCTGTCGATGGGAGGGCTATCGACCTGGCATTTGGATGAGCTGGCGGCGTAACTGCGTGGCGGCCTTAATGTCGAGCTGGTAATAGGTAGCCATATGTAGACAAATGTCGGTGATTTGTAATGCGTCACATAATTCAAACAATCGAGAAAAATTTGAATATTTTTCCTGGCCGCGGAAGTATAGTTAAGCTGTGACGACGCAACGATCGCCACCACCCGATAAGCGGACTGATTAATTATTTCGATAATCCTGCCAGCAGGGCGAGCACATCCTTTATGACGAGAGCGGGCATTGATCCGCCCAGGGATCGAATCGACGATTCGAATTGAAGAGACGCATACCTATTGCGCCAAGCCGGCCGCCAAACGGCCAGTGAACGGCTGAAAAATGGCCGGGGTAATACACGACCAAAAAGAATCAGTGCACGCTGGCGGTTCGTTCCGATATCGCCAATGACCTGATTCGCCTATTAATCCCGCAGGAGTATCGCCAACCATGGAAATGATCGATATCGGCGCATTGCAACAGGCCGTGGACGGCGCGGACCCGTGCGGCCCCGACCTGGAATACGACCCGGCATTCCAGGAGCTCGAGCGCAACCTGGTCGGTAAACCCGAGGTGCAGTACGGCGCCACCATCACGCAGGCCGTGCCGCCGGACTGGAAAGCAGTGCGGCGCCAGGCTGCGGACCTGCTGGGGCGCACACGTGACCTGCGCATTGCCGTGGCGCTGGCCCGTGCCGTCCTGGCGCTGGACGGACTGGCCGGCTTCGCGACCACCCTGCAGGCGATCGAAGGCATGCTGACGACGCAATGGGAAGGCTTGCACCCGCAACTCGATGCCGACGACGACAACGATCCCACCTTGCGCATCAACAGCCTGGGGCCGCTGACCGATCCCGCGACAGTCCTCCGCGAACTGCACGATACCGCGTTCGTACAGCTGCCGGGCCTGGGGCCGCTGTCGCTGCGCCAGCTTGACTATGCGACGGGCGAGGCACCCGCGCCGGCCGGCCACGTGGCACTGGCGGCGGCAACGATCGAACAAGCGTTCCAGGCGGTACCGCAGGAAGCGGTGCAGGCCGCCTTGACGGCGGCGCGGCAGGCCCACGCCAGCGTCGCGGCCATCGAGATGCTGCTGGGCGAACGGGTCGGCAATGCGCAGGCGCCCAATCTGGCGCCGTTGTTGCGGTCGCTGGCGCGCATTGGCGCGGCGCTGCAGCCGCACATCAGGGAAGCCGTCGTGGTGGCGACCGCCGAGGCGCCGGCGCTGACCGCGCCCGACGCGCCAGCGGCCCCGGCGGCCGCGCCCGTGCAAGGACTCTCGGGCGACATCCTGGACCGCGAAGACGTGCTGCGTGCCATCGACATGCTGCTGGCCTACTACCAGCGCCACGAACCCTCCAGCCCGGTGCCGCTGCTGCTCGAACGGGCCCGGCGGCTGGTGCCGAAATCGTTCATGGAAGTCATGCAAGACCTGGCGCCGGACGGCGTCAGCCAGTTGCTCGTCATCCGCGGCCCGTTGCCGCAGCAGTAGCCATTCAACCATCAGGAGGTTCATCGTGGCCAAGGAAAGCAGTCAGAAGTTCATCGCCCGCAACCGGGCGCCGCGGGTGCAGATCGAATATGACGTCGAAGTCTACGGCGCCGAAAAAAAGGTGCAGTTGCCATTCGTGATGGGGGTGCTGGCCGACCTGTCCGGCCAGCCGGCCGAACCGCTGGCACCCGTGGCCGAGCGCAAGTTCCTGGAGATCGACGTCGACAATTTCGACGAGCGCCTGAAGGCCATGAAGCCGCGCGCGGCGGTGCAGGTGCCGAACAGCCTGACGGGCGAAGGCAATATCGCCGTCGACCTGACCTTCGAGAGCATGGACGACTTCAGCCCGGCCGCCATCGCCCGCAAGGTCGAACCGCTGCGCCAGTTGCTGGAGGCGCGCGGCCAGCTGGCCAACCTGATGACCTACATGGACGGCAAGACGGGCGCGGAGGAACTGATCGCGAAACTGCTGGCCGAGCCGGCCCTGATGCACTCGCTGACGGCGGCACCGAAGCCCACCGAATGAACCCACCGGATGAACCAATAGGGAGAACACCATGGCAGATGCAGCGGCAGCACTACAGCAGGAAAGCGGCGTGCTGGAGGCAAGCGACTTCAGCGCCCTGTTGCAGAAGGAATTCAAGCCCCAGTCCGACAAGGCGCGCGAGTCGGTCGAAGTGGCGGTGCGCACGCTGGCCGAACAGGCGCTGGCCGGCACCAGCCTGGTGTCGGGCGACGTGCTGGCCACCATCGAAAGCCTGATCGCCGCGCTGGACAAGAAGCTGACCGAGCAGGTCAACCTGATCCTGCACACGGAGCAGTTCCAGGCGGTGGAGTCGGCGTGGCGCGGCCTGCACTACCTCGTCAACAATACCGAGACGGACGAAATGCTCAAGATCCGCGTCATGAACATCTCGAAGAACGACCTGGGCAAGACGCTGAAGAAGTTCAAGGGCACGGCCTGGGACCAGAGCCCCATCTTCAAGAAGATGTACGAGCAGGAGTTCGGCCAGTTCGGCGGCGAGCCGTTCGGCTGCATCGTGGCCGACTACTACTTCGACAACGGCGCGCCGGACGTCGAGCTGCTGACGTCGATGGCCAAGGTGGCGGCGGCCGCGCACGCGCCGTTCATCTCGGCGGCTGCGCCATCGGTGATGCTGATGGATTCCTGGAACGAGCTGGCCAATCCGCGCGACCTGACCAAGATCTTCCAGACGCCGGAACACGCGGCCTGGCGTTCGTTCCGCGAATCCGAGGACTCGCGCTACGTGGGCCTGGCGATGCCGCGCTACCTGGCGCGCCAGCCGTACGGCGCGAAAACCGACCCGGTCGCCGAGTTCGATTTCGAGGAAGACACCAGCGCACCGGGCAGCAAGAACTACACGTGGGCCAACGCCGCCTACGCCATGGCCGTCAACATCAACCGCTCGTTCAAGCTGTATGGCTGGTGCTCGCGCATCCGTGGCATCGAGTCGGGCGGCGCCGTCGAAGGCCTGCCGGTACACACGTTCCCGACCGACGACGGTGGCGTGGACATGCAGTGCCCGACCGAGATCGCCATCTCCGACCGGCGCGAGGCGGAGCTGGCCGCGAACGGCTTCATGCCGCTGGTGCACAAGAAGAATACCGATTTCGCCGCCTTCATCGGCGCCCAGTCGCTGCACAAGCCGGCCGAATACGACGACCCGGATGCCACCGCCAATGCCAACCTGGCCGCGCGGCTGCCGTACCTCTTTGCCACGTGCCGTTTCGCGCACTACCTGAAGTGCATCGTGCGCGACAAGATCGGCTCGTTCAAGGAACGCGGCGACATGGAGCGCTGGCTGACCAAGTGGATCATGCAGTACGTCGATGGCGACCCCGTCAACTCCAGCGAAGAGTACAAGGCAAGGAAGCCGCTGGCTGCCGCCGAGGTGGTACTGGAAGACGTCGAAGGCAATCCCGGCTACTACACATCCAAGTTTTACCTGCGCCCTCATTACCAGCTGGAGGGGTTGACCGTGTCACTAAGGCTGGTGTCGAAGCTGCCGTCGGCGAAAGTATGACGAACAGTGTTGTTGCAGCGTAGTTTTCATTCACCGCCACGGCAAGCAACCGCGGCACAACAGGAGAAGCAAAATGGCCGTAGACATGTTCATCAATATGGGTGCCGACATCAAGGGCGAGACCACCGACGAGGCACAGAAGAAGAAAAACGACATCGACGTGCTGGCATGGAGCTGGGGCATGAGCCAGTCCGGCACGACCCACATGGGTGGTGGCGGGGGCTCGGGCAAGGCCAGTTTCCAGGACCTGTCGTTCACCAAATACGTCGACAGTGCCAGCAACGCCTTGATGTTCGCCCTGGCACGGGGCAAGCACGTGGAGAAGGCCGAGCTCCTGGTCCGCAAGGCGGGCGCCGGCCAGGTCGACTACATAAAAATCACCATGGAAGAGGTGCTGGTGACGTCGATTTCGACCGGCGGCAGCGGCGGCGAGGACCGGCTGACGGAGAACGTCACGCTCAATTTTGCCAAGGTCAATTTTGTCTACAAGCCACAGGACGAGAAGGGGATACTCGGCGGCGACATGGCATTCACATGGGACATCGCCGCATCGACCGGCAAGGTCCAGTGAAATCGCGGGGGCCCCGAACGTGGGCCCCTTTCCAAGCGCACCGCGGAGTGTTCATCATGCAAGCACAACAGCTCATTCGCGACGGCGACCTGGCCGGCGCACTGCAAGCCCTGCAGCAGGCGGTGCGCCAGGACAGCGCCGATGCGAAGCTGCGCACGTTCCTGTTCCAGCTGCTGGCCGTCCAGGGCGACTGGCAGCGCGCGCTGACGCAACTGAACGTGGCGGGCGAACTCGATGCCGGCACCCTGCCGATGGTGCAGACCTACCGCGCGGCGATCCAGTGCGAAGCCCTGCGCGCCGCCGTGTTCGAAGGCGAGCGCATGCCCCACATCCTGGGCGAACCGGCGGACTGGCTCGGCCTCCTGGTCGAGGCCTTGCGCGCCGACCATGTCGCGCCTGAGCGCGCCGCGGCATTGCGCGAACAGGCGTTCGAGCTGGCCAGCGCATCGCCGGGCACCATCGACGGCGTGCCGTTCGGCTGGCTGGCCGATGCCGACCAGCGCCTGGGCCCCGTCCTGGAAGCCGTCATCGACGGCCGCTATGCCTGGCTGCCGTTCATGCACCTGGCCGCGCTGGACATCGAACCCCCGGCGGACCTGCGCGATGCCGTGTGGGCCGCCGCCACCTTCACATTTGCCGACGGCGGGCAGTCGGTCGGCCTGATTCCGGCGCGCTATGCGGGCACGGTCGAGGAGGGCGACGACGCGCTCAAGCAGTGCCGCCGCACCGAGTGGATCGGGCCGCGCGGGCTGGGCCAGCGCATGTTCGTCACGGACGCCGGCGAGCACGCCCTGCTGGATACGCGCAGCATCGTCTTCACCGGCAATCCGGAGAACGGCAATGGCTGAACTGGCCCCGCGCGAGCGCCTGCAGCCTTCGCTGCTGGATCGGCTCACCGATCACGAACCGGAGATCCCGGTGGAGTCGCGCGAGCGGCGCGTGCTGTCGGCCCGCGCACTGCGCGAAGGCGTGCTGCGCGACCTGGGCTGGCTGCTCAACGCCACCAACCTGCTGTCGGTCACGAACGCGCCGGCGCTGCCGCACGTGGCCGGCTCCGTCCTCAATTTCGGCATGCCGGATATCTCGGGCGCCTCGCTGGCCGGCATGAACCTGGCCGACCTGGAACGGGCCATCCGCCAGGCGATCTGGGATTTCGAGCCGCGCCTGAACCGGTCCTCCGTGACCGTGCGGGCGCTGCCGTCCGACAGCGTCGCCAAGGTCGTGTTCGAGATCCAGGGCGACCTGTGGGCCCAGCCGTATCCAGAGCGGCTGTACCTGCGCACGGAACTCGATCTCGACGTGGCCAGCGTGCGCGTGACCGACCAGGCCGGAGCCGCGCCATGACCTCGCCGCGCTTCCTGCAGTACTACAGCCAGGAGCTGCAGCACCTGCGCGAGATGGGCGGCGAATTCGCCGCGCGCTATCCGAAGGTGGCTGGCCGGCTGGGCCTGGAAGGCTTCGAGTGTGCCGACCCGTACGTGGAACGGCTGCTGGAAGGCTTCTCGTTCCTGACCGCGCGCGTGCAGATGAAGATCGACGCGGAGTTCCCCCGCTTTACCCAACACCTGTGCGAGCTGGTCTACCCGCACTTCCTGGCACCGACGCCGTCGATGGCGGTGGTGCAGTACCAGCCCGACCTGTCCAGCCCCGCCTTGCAGAAAGGCTGCGAGATCCCGGCCGGCACCGCCATGCGCAGCCTGCTGGGCCGCGACGATACCACGGCTTGCGAATACCGCAGCGCCCATGCCGTGACGTTGTGGCCCATCGAACTGGCCGAGGCCAGGTTCTTCACGTACGCGGGCAGCATCGACGGCATCGACGCGGCGCTGCCACCCGGCATCAAGGCAGGCCTGCGCATGCGGCTGCGCACGACCCACGGTGCGCCCTTTGCCACGCTGCCGCTGGATCGCCTGGCGTTGCACCTGCGCGGCGGCGATGCACTGCCGGCCCAGATCCACGAGCGCCTGCTGGCCAGCGTCGTGGGCGTACTGGTCATGCCCGCCGTCCGGCCGGCCTCGTGGCACCGGCTGCTGCCGCGCTCAGCCCTGCAGCCCGCCGGTTTCGGCGAGGGCCAGGCGTTGCTGCCCGGCGCGCAGCGCAGCTTCCAGGGCTACCGGCTGCTGCAGGAGTACTTCGCGTTCGCCCCGCGCTTCCTGTTCCTCGACCTGCTTGGGCTGCGCACGGCGACCGGTTGCTGCGCCGAACCGGAGCTCGATATCGTCATCCTGCTGGACCAGGGCGATGCCCGCCTGGAGCAGATGCTCGACACGGCGCACTTTGCATTGCATTGCACGCCGGTCGTCAACCTGTTCCCCCGGCGGGCCGACCGCATCGACCTGTCCGGCGACCGGTTCGAGCACCATGTGCTGGTGGACCGCACGCGGCCGCTGGACTTCGAAGTGCACAGCATCGCCAGCGTCACGGGGTACGGCAGCGGCGCCGACAGCGAGCAGCACTTCGAACCGCTGTATGGCGCGTCCGACCTGGGCGGCCCGGAGCGGGCCTATTACCAGGTCCGCCGCGAAGCCCGGCTGCTGTCGCAGCGCCAGCGCGAGCGTGGCCCGCGCAGTTCCTATGTCGGCAGCGAGACGTTCATCACGCTGGTGGATCCGGCCGAAGCGCCGTACCGCCATGACCTGCGCCAGCTGGGCGTGACCGTCTGGTGCAGCAACCGCGACCTGCCGCTGTCGATGCCGCTGGGCGTGGGCAATACCGACTTCGTGCTCGATCACGGCGCACCCGTGCTGGCCGTGCGCGTCGTCGCCGGACCGAGCCGTCCGTTGCCGTCCTTTGCGGAAGGCGCGCTGGCATGGCGGCTCGTCAACCAGCTCTCGCTCAACTACCTGTCGCTGGCCGATACGCAACCCGGTGGCGATGGTGCCGTCGCGTTGCGCGAGCTGCTGGCGCTGTACTGCCACAAGGAAGATCCGGTCGCGCAGCGGCAGGTGGAAGGCGTGCGTTCGGTGCAGGCCCGCCCGCTGACGCGGCGCATGCCGACACCCGGCCCGATCACGTTCGGCCGCGGCCTCGAGGTGACCGTCACGCTGGACGATGCCGCGTTCGAGGGGGCCGGCGCGTTCCTGCTGGGTGCGGTGCTGAGCCACTTCTTCCAGCAATACGTTGCCATCAACACGTTTGTCGAGACGGTGGTCAAGACGGTAGCGCGCGGCACCATCATGCGCTGGCCGGCACGGGAGGGCGTATGCGCGATCCTGTAGAAGTCGAGCGCCAGCTGGCCGCGCGGGCCGGCCGGATGGACTTTTTCCAGGCCCTGCGCCTGCTGGAAAATGCCCACCCTGGGCTGCCCCGGATCGGCGCTGCGCTGCGTCCGCGCGACGAACCCGTGCGCTTCGGCCAGGACCCGTCGCTGCTGTTCGAACCGGGCGCACTGCGCTCGTTCGTCCCGGCCGATGCGCGCCGCCAGCCGCGCCTGACCGTCAACTTCCTGGGCCTCTTCGGGCCGAACGGGCCGCTGCCATTGCACCTGACCGAGCATGCGCGGGAACGCGCCCGGCACCATGGCGACGGCACGATGACGGCCTTCTTCGACATCTTCCACCACCGGGTGCTGGCGCTGTTCTACCGCGCCCGCGCCAGCGCCGAGCCGGCGATCAGCCTGGACCGGGCCGGCGGCGACCGGTTCGGCGACTACGTCGGCAGCCTGTGCGGCATCGGCACGGCCGCGCTGCGCGACCGGGACGCCATTGGCGACT
This is a stretch of genomic DNA from Pseudoduganella chitinolytica. It encodes these proteins:
- the tssF gene encoding type VI secretion system baseplate subunit TssF is translated as MTSPRFLQYYSQELQHLREMGGEFAARYPKVAGRLGLEGFECADPYVERLLEGFSFLTARVQMKIDAEFPRFTQHLCELVYPHFLAPTPSMAVVQYQPDLSSPALQKGCEIPAGTAMRSLLGRDDTTACEYRSAHAVTLWPIELAEARFFTYAGSIDGIDAALPPGIKAGLRMRLRTTHGAPFATLPLDRLALHLRGGDALPAQIHERLLASVVGVLVMPAVRPASWHRLLPRSALQPAGFGEGQALLPGAQRSFQGYRLLQEYFAFAPRFLFLDLLGLRTATGCCAEPELDIVILLDQGDARLEQMLDTAHFALHCTPVVNLFPRRADRIDLSGDRFEHHVLVDRTRPLDFEVHSIASVTGYGSGADSEQHFEPLYGASDLGGPERAYYQVRREARLLSQRQRERGPRSSYVGSETFITLVDPAEAPYRHDLRQLGVTVWCSNRDLPLSMPLGVGNTDFVLDHGAPVLAVRVVAGPSRPLPSFAEGALAWRLVNQLSLNYLSLADTQPGGDGAVALRELLALYCHKEDPVAQRQVEGVRSVQARPLTRRMPTPGPITFGRGLEVTVTLDDAAFEGAGAFLLGAVLSHFFQQYVAINTFVETVVKTVARGTIMRWPAREGVCAIL
- a CDS encoding PP2C family protein-serine/threonine phosphatase — protein: MFAGSAYGFACIRAVAPRGPGRQRRRLRLLGRAGLLDRGAVGWTGWPCRGEVASQVAVAAALASFRHAPYATAAGVVAALHAANESLLAEQRRRPELASMRATLVVLAVDTRNALATWGHVGDTRLYCFRAHAVLLQTRDHSVVQAMVDAGYLAPERLRDSPHRNALLSALGEAALPAPRIEAPLHVRDGDHFLLCTDGFWEYALEEDMARGLAAGADPATWLRRLEQLVRARGRPGQDNYSALAVACTDPCTTVLRSSSARSVR
- the tssC gene encoding type VI secretion system contractile sheath large subunit, translating into MADAAAALQQESGVLEASDFSALLQKEFKPQSDKARESVEVAVRTLAEQALAGTSLVSGDVLATIESLIAALDKKLTEQVNLILHTEQFQAVESAWRGLHYLVNNTETDEMLKIRVMNISKNDLGKTLKKFKGTAWDQSPIFKKMYEQEFGQFGGEPFGCIVADYYFDNGAPDVELLTSMAKVAAAAHAPFISAAAPSVMLMDSWNELANPRDLTKIFQTPEHAAWRSFRESEDSRYVGLAMPRYLARQPYGAKTDPVAEFDFEEDTSAPGSKNYTWANAAYAMAVNINRSFKLYGWCSRIRGIESGGAVEGLPVHTFPTDDGGVDMQCPTEIAISDRREAELAANGFMPLVHKKNTDFAAFIGAQSLHKPAEYDDPDATANANLAARLPYLFATCRFAHYLKCIVRDKIGSFKERGDMERWLTKWIMQYVDGDPVNSSEEYKARKPLAAAEVVLEDVEGNPGYYTSKFYLRPHYQLEGLTVSLRLVSKLPSAKV
- a CDS encoding Hcp family type VI secretion system effector — translated: MAVDMFINMGADIKGETTDEAQKKKNDIDVLAWSWGMSQSGTTHMGGGGGSGKASFQDLSFTKYVDSASNALMFALARGKHVEKAELLVRKAGAGQVDYIKITMEEVLVTSISTGGSGGEDRLTENVTLNFAKVNFVYKPQDEKGILGGDMAFTWDIAASTGKVQ
- the tssB gene encoding type VI secretion system contractile sheath small subunit; its protein translation is MAKESSQKFIARNRAPRVQIEYDVEVYGAEKKVQLPFVMGVLADLSGQPAEPLAPVAERKFLEIDVDNFDERLKAMKPRAAVQVPNSLTGEGNIAVDLTFESMDDFSPAAIARKVEPLRQLLEARGQLANLMTYMDGKTGAEELIAKLLAEPALMHSLTAAPKPTE
- a CDS encoding serine/threonine protein kinase, with protein sequence MNESQDDEHTVLASGGRAAALAGTISSESGDTVLPVGTRLGEFEIVGLLGVGGFGIVYRAHDCSLGRDVALKEYMPSALASRSQANVHVNSARHADMFQAGLRSFVNEARMLAHFDHPALVKVYRFWEANGTAYMVMPCYQGVTLKDAMKARTGPPEEAWLRQLMAQLLDALALIHAQQCFHRDIAPDNILMLDDARPLLLDFGAARRAIEGMTQAFTVILKQGYAPLEQYAEVPGMRQGAWTDLYALAAVVHYAIDGRPPPPAVGRIIADPYVPLAQRYGDRYSAAFLAAIDAALAVKAEQRPQDVAGMRALLGLHDSASGAQRSQDSVLRTAPLPPAPAAVTAAVAPPRSRAAVYAGIAVFVTAAAGLGYWTVGSDKPLVVPIPTAPLPPAKPAQPPTRPQPTPVAVFEPVAALDAIVAGASTERSAVVEVENARVRIGHDSLRLSVRASHAGYVYLYMVGSDRNNFWLLFPNAIDRNNAIGAGQTMQLPGTQPGTGRWRLEAGGPAGTDHLVVMVSDTPRRFDAAGLTASELFSEFPIARAAQLQRAHTGKAPLFAGAPACTGTACSHAYAATAFAIEEVAP
- the tssE gene encoding type VI secretion system baseplate subunit TssE; the encoded protein is MAELAPRERLQPSLLDRLTDHEPEIPVESRERRVLSARALREGVLRDLGWLLNATNLLSVTNAPALPHVAGSVLNFGMPDISGASLAGMNLADLERAIRQAIWDFEPRLNRSSVTVRALPSDSVAKVVFEIQGDLWAQPYPERLYLRTELDLDVASVRVTDQAGAAP
- a CDS encoding type VI secretion system accessory protein TagJ; this encodes MQAQQLIRDGDLAGALQALQQAVRQDSADAKLRTFLFQLLAVQGDWQRALTQLNVAGELDAGTLPMVQTYRAAIQCEALRAAVFEGERMPHILGEPADWLGLLVEALRADHVAPERAAALREQAFELASASPGTIDGVPFGWLADADQRLGPVLEAVIDGRYAWLPFMHLAALDIEPPADLRDAVWAAATFTFADGGQSVGLIPARYAGTVEEGDDALKQCRRTEWIGPRGLGQRMFVTDAGEHALLDTRSIVFTGNPENGNG
- a CDS encoding OmpA family protein, encoding MKQGLWMAAWLLLGTGPGAAQEAPVLAEGEVTQKALVDALAPAREVRTRSLRVRRDDEVGGQAAKPASASLLITFETNSAALTAAARRSLDVVGAALSSEKLAGSRFAIEGHADPRGMPQANLKLSQSRAESVREYLVGNGKIDTARIDAVGKGDRELMNRDNPAAAENRRVTIVNLSR
- the tssG gene encoding type VI secretion system baseplate subunit TssG gives rise to the protein MRDPVEVERQLAARAGRMDFFQALRLLENAHPGLPRIGAALRPRDEPVRFGQDPSLLFEPGALRSFVPADARRQPRLTVNFLGLFGPNGPLPLHLTEHARERARHHGDGTMTAFFDIFHHRVLALFYRARASAEPAISLDRAGGDRFGDYVGSLCGIGTAALRDRDAIGDFAKLHFAGLLGNGRRPASGLATILRAYYGLPVLLEQFAGHWMRIPTAAQTRIGGQDLGNRLGTSAVLGKQVWDCQHKFRLVFGPLDYADYLRLLPGAPGMRRLQAWVRQYAGLALDWDVRLVLKREAVPRLRLGAMRLGWTTYLASAPARCDADRLTLRGGAAAA
- the tssA gene encoding type VI secretion system protein TssA, encoding MEMIDIGALQQAVDGADPCGPDLEYDPAFQELERNLVGKPEVQYGATITQAVPPDWKAVRRQAADLLGRTRDLRIAVALARAVLALDGLAGFATTLQAIEGMLTTQWEGLHPQLDADDDNDPTLRINSLGPLTDPATVLRELHDTAFVQLPGLGPLSLRQLDYATGEAPAPAGHVALAAATIEQAFQAVPQEAVQAALTAARQAHASVAAIEMLLGERVGNAQAPNLAPLLRSLARIGAALQPHIREAVVVATAEAPALTAPDAPAAPAAAPVQGLSGDILDREDVLRAIDMLLAYYQRHEPSSPVPLLLERARRLVPKSFMEVMQDLAPDGVSQLLVIRGPLPQQ